Proteins from one Thioalkalivibrio sp. XN279 genomic window:
- a CDS encoding phosphotransferase family protein, giving the protein MSETALPEEARPQRAGEALDPAVVAGFLARALPGFDSAVEISQFPGGASNLTYLVRAGSREWVLRRPPFGTKARSAHDMGREYRILSRISGAFPYAPRTLLFCADREVLGEEFYLMERLKGRILRRDLPADMSLSPTQATALCRNLVDVQAELHEVDYAAAGLGEMGHPEGYVARQVSGWSQRYRAARTDDVPDNETLMHWLEANQPAESGRAALIHNDYKFDNVVLRPGPDGWRIVGVLDWEMATLGDPFMDLGASLAYWVQADDPEPLQQIRMLPTHLPGMMRRAELVDYYCERTGLAPARFDFYYVYGLFRLAVIVQQIYYRFVLGQTKNPRFAPFGQFCTVLSRSAEAVAAGKTRF; this is encoded by the coding sequence ATGAGCGAGACGGCGCTGCCGGAAGAGGCGCGCCCGCAGCGCGCGGGCGAGGCACTCGATCCCGCGGTGGTGGCCGGCTTCCTGGCGCGCGCCCTGCCCGGCTTCGACAGCGCGGTGGAGATCAGCCAGTTCCCGGGCGGCGCCTCCAACCTGACCTACCTCGTGCGCGCCGGCAGCCGCGAGTGGGTGCTGCGGCGCCCGCCCTTCGGCACCAAGGCGCGCAGCGCCCACGACATGGGCCGGGAGTACCGCATCCTGTCGCGCATCAGCGGCGCCTTCCCCTATGCGCCGCGCACGCTGCTGTTCTGCGCCGACCGCGAGGTACTGGGCGAGGAGTTCTACCTCATGGAACGGCTCAAGGGCCGCATCCTGCGGCGCGACCTGCCGGCAGACATGTCGCTGTCCCCCACACAGGCCACGGCACTTTGCCGCAACCTGGTCGACGTGCAGGCCGAGCTGCACGAGGTGGACTACGCCGCCGCCGGACTGGGCGAGATGGGCCATCCGGAGGGCTACGTGGCGCGCCAGGTGAGCGGCTGGTCGCAGCGCTACCGCGCGGCGCGTACCGACGACGTGCCCGACAACGAGACGCTGATGCACTGGCTGGAGGCGAACCAGCCGGCGGAGTCCGGGCGCGCGGCGCTGATCCACAACGATTACAAGTTCGACAACGTGGTGCTGCGCCCCGGGCCGGACGGCTGGCGCATCGTGGGCGTGCTGGACTGGGAGATGGCCACCCTCGGCGACCCCTTCATGGACCTCGGCGCTTCGCTGGCCTACTGGGTGCAGGCGGATGACCCGGAACCCCTGCAGCAGATCCGCATGCTGCCCACCCACCTGCCCGGCATGATGCGCCGCGCCGAGCTGGTGGACTATTACTGCGAGCGCACCGGTCTCGCGCCGGCGCGCTTCGATTTCTACTATGTATACGGCCTGTTCCGCCTCGCCGTGATCGTGCAGCAGATCTACTACCGCTTCGTGCTGGGCCAGACGAAAAATCCGCGCTTTGCCCCCTTCGGGCAGTTCTGCACGGTGCTTTCGCGCAGCGCCGAGGCCGTCGCGGCAGGCAAGACACGGTTTTAA